One Felis catus isolate Fca126 chromosome D1, F.catus_Fca126_mat1.0, whole genome shotgun sequence DNA segment encodes these proteins:
- the LOC101094536 gene encoding olfactory receptor 10G6, which yields MHSGNQTSVSHFILVGLHHPPQLGVPLFLAFLVIYALTVSGNGLIIFTVLVDTRLHRPMYWFLCHLSFLDMTVSSAIVPKMLAGFVLDSRVISFGGCVIQLFSFHFLGCTECFLYTLMAYDRFLAICKPLHYATIMTRNVCNYLALGTWLGGTLHSLFQTSFIFRLPFCGPNQVDYFFCDIPAMLRLACADITVNELVTFVDIGFLALTCFMLILTSYGYIVAAILRIQSADGRRNAFSTCAAHLTVVIVYYVPCTFIYLRPGSQETLDGVVAVFYTVITPLLNPIVYTLRNKEMKAALWRLGGRKDVLPH from the coding sequence ATGCACAGTGGAAACCAGACTTCTGTGTCTCACTTCATTTTGGTGGGCCTGCACCACCCACCGCAGCTGGGGGTGCCGCTCTTCCTGGCTTTCCTGGTCATCTATGCCCTCACTGTCTCTGGCAACGGGCTCATCATCTTCACCGTCTTGGTGGACACCCGGCTTCACCGCCCCATGTACTGGTTCCTGTGTCATCTCTCCTTCTTGGACATGACCGTTTCCTCTGCCATTGTCCCCAAGATGCTAGCTGGCTTTGTCTTGGATAGCAGGGTCATCTCCTTTGGAGGCTGTGTAATCCaactcttttctttccatttcctgggCTGTACTGAATGCTTCCTTTACACGCTCATGGCTTATGATCGCTtcttggccatctgtaagccTTTACATTATGCCACCATCATGACCCGGAACGTCTGTAATTACCTGgccttgggcacctggctgggagGTACCCTCCACTCACTTTTCCAAACAAGCTTCATATTCCGGCTGCCCTTCTGTGGCCCAAACCAGGTAGACTACTTCTTCTGTGACATTCCCGCCATGCTGCGTCTAGCCTGTGCTGATATCACCGTCAATGAGCTGGTCACCTTTGTGGACATTGGGTTCTTGGCCCTCACCTGCTTCATGCTCATCCTCACTTCCTATGGGTATATAGTGGCTGCCATCCTGCGAATCCAGTCCGCTGATGGGCGCCGCAACGCCTTCTCCACCTGTGCTGCCCACCTCACTGTTGTCATTGTTTACTATGTGCCCTGCACCTTCATTTACCTTCGCCCTGGCTCTCAGGAAACCCTGGATGGAGTGGTCGCCGTCTTCTACACTGTCATCACCCCCTTGCTTAACCCCATCGTCTACACGCTCCGCAACAAAGAGATGAAGGCAGCAttgtggaggctgggaggtcGCAAGGATGTGCTGCCTCACTGA